From Aegilops tauschii subsp. strangulata cultivar AL8/78 chromosome 5, Aet v6.0, whole genome shotgun sequence:
ATTGCAataccaaattaaacatccaattacgttatataacaaataccataaatattgcaaggttcaaattcaaagattataAGGTTCAAACTATTCAGACACATAAAATTCATCTTCTTCAGAATCTTTTTCATGCATTATTTGTGCGAAAGGATCAGCAACCGAGAAGTCATATAACGGCTCGATACAGTGACTTCCAAATAATCTGTCATATGAAGTTACAAACTGAAATTCAGCTTGTGCAGAGCCTTTTCCATTCAGCTGTAGATGCCTGCGCTCTTTAGCAATCCATTCACTTCTGCGCAGTAAAtatagggcaaacctcattaccttgagcaacCTTGCTTTctcaacaaagaacctggcgaatttAATTTTTGGTGTGGTGCCTCGGTACTCGTTAAAAGTAATTTCTATGAGATGAAGATCAAGGCATTCAATGGGATTGGTATATTCCCCAGCATTTTCTACTTTCAGGCCTGCTAGTATTTGCAAACGAAGACAACATATTAGTGCATAGCTGCAGATTTGAAcacttcgggcctctttgatttgcaGGATTTCTAAAATACACGAAAAGAGTGAAATGCCACCTTCAATTTTTCATGATAAAGTTTTAACATGAAAGCATGTCGGGCGAAGGAATAACATGCGTACAACACTAGCATCTCCAAAAAACAATATGTATTGAAATCCGCCAAATTTCCTTTAGAAATCATTCTACATTTTTCATTGTAATCATGGGTAAAAGTAACAAAAAATTGAGCTCCGTTGTGGTTAACAATTAACAGGAAAGGAGCATCACCTCGATGTATAGCTTCTCCGTGCAAGGAAAGCATATAAGGAATCTAACAACTTCATCCAGATCAGGGCCGACAAATTGTagtgccaagatcttcactgtgcgcagaggccgggtcaagcttgtgggaatcattttctggatgacaggCGAACATATAGATCAACAACAATTAGATAAAATGTGATGTCCGATAATAtataagaaggagaagaagaagaagaagaagactgttgtacctgaacggacAATGATCCAGTAACAAGTTCGTTGAATTCAGCACACGAATAGCCCAATACTGTCAATTTCGGTGTGTGAATGACCCTAATTCTTGCTGGACCTAATTTATGATGTACATACAATCTCTCGAGGAAAGACGCATTCTCAATGACAATATCGTGAAACGCCTCAACTGACAGCCTTGGGCGGCACCAGCAATGCACATAAATCGCACGAACATTCGCCGAGGTGATGTGGAGGCTACTGAACCCATCCATCACATGAAGACAAAGGTACTCGAGCGATGTACAGCCGACGAGCAGGCGCTCCAAATCCTCCTTCAAGATGCAGACGACAATGAGCTCGAGGTGCTTAAATTTAGGGAGATGAAGAGCGCGCGTGACATCGATCCGGGGGAAAATGCACTGCCTGAATGTAGCGTGGCGCAGCATGAGCGCGAGGCGGAACACGGGCGGCGGCAGCGAGCAAGGACGTCTAGCATGAAGGTTGAGCTCCTCAAGCCGATCCAGGGCTGGGGATAGGAACCAGTAGTGAAACCTGGGTTCAGTCTTGTTGTGGGGATTGAGCCTGCCGATAGCAAGGCATCTGACCGGCCCAGGGTGCGTGTCGAGGACGTGGGACAATGCGTCCAGGCATTGCTGCTCCCCACTGCAGAACTCGTGGTCGACGATGAGGTCCAAGGGGGTGcagcgccagagggggcgccaccgccgcgAGAGGACTGTGGTCCACACGCCATATTTGAtggggaggagggatatgatggtTACCAACGTCTCAttggggaggctgctgatgaagtccacgTTCGCCGGAGGCTCTTGCGGTTCTGGCTTGACTCGCCCCCGCTTGTGGGCCGGCTCGTCCTCCATCTCACAGCAGGCGGCGATCCTCGGCGGCGGTGCTTGTAGATGAGAACGGAGGACTGCTCACAGTCGTctcgtctaatcaaacagctgcccGCGGTAGTAAATGGTTAGGTGAACGCCCACATTTGACTAATACGACCGTTTGCGATAATAACGTGGTGGCTATTTGTTAAAAATGACTAGGAAAATCAATGTATAAAAAGGcgaaacgaaccctgaataatttcatatgtttagcacagtTGCATGTTGCCTCTATAAAATAATGCAAGGCGGGAAGATACAGCGTGTGTCGTTTCTGTGACCAAGTTCG
This genomic window contains:
- the LOC141022606 gene encoding F-box/FBD/LRR-repeat protein At1g13570-like; its protein translation is MEDEPAHKRGRVKPEPQEPPANVDFISSLPNETLVTIISLLPIKYGVWTTVLSRRWRPLWRCTPLDLIVDHEFCSGEQQCLDALSHVLDTHPGPVRCLAIGRLNPHNKTEPRFHYWFLSPALDRLEELNLHARRPCSLPPPVFRLALMLRHATFRQCIFPRIDVTRALHLPKFKHLELIVVCILKEDLERLLVGCTSLEYLCLHVMDGFSSLHITSANVRAIYVHCWCRPRLSVEAFHDIVIENASFLERLSEWIAKERRHLQLNGKGSAQAEFQFVTSYDRLFGSHCIEPLYDFSVADPFAQIMHEKDSEEDEFYVSE